The following are encoded together in the Desulfoplanes formicivorans genome:
- a CDS encoding c-type heme family protein — translation MFGPKNLQAKFFLGLGLIVLLLGMFFASSLYFHLSSLLESQVRDKADLVFRQVSSVQQYVRETLRPTLYQELPEGDFIIEAMSSSYISRAIMDQLNMPHSEYHYRRVAENARNPLFEINADEKELLTYFRKHPGQKYWQGFRQVEGKEYFVKARPVVFKESCLTCHGNPEDSPPVLLERYGTQRGFGHTRDHVAGLVVVGVPVDGAMAKIRNATKGYAALYGLGVLFFFGLVQVFFNRLIATNLQRLSNKFRTLFQKDAELGTLEKLDNVDEIEEMVQGLEELGDHIHEIHNQLRQHSENLEYMVEARTSELKIEAEERRTDVALFVQLLDGLNKSNTRREMWRYSLPIIVRRFRARNGSFICMLASQSYYTWPENTPKPRLPDNWKEILTEFNPYFEPGKVFIPVGASRTSSEGILCLTWDEGSRISAQDRDILRALGQQLGIAMENLNALHNLLWQKDMLQAVVEGIGDPLLLMDSSGNVVLANEAARNLSRSFGGHITDEGCAALFRQKGLFADCPLQVALESGTSMNREVQTEDGRFFSVNVFPVSEGTPGEGRAVVYVRDVTQEKQMLASMQQSEKLATVGQLAAGLAHEINNPLGVIRCYAELLKGNASGDDQMRDVEVIIKHAAQAENVLQDLLNFARPKKAEPVMLDIGKALKNALSVFRVQAEKKNIKLESVIDDALPAILANEQAVEQIFANLLKNALDAVPQDKGRITASASFDPDSSSIRICVADNGPGIAKEHSKKLFDPFFSTKEVGMGTGLGLAVVYGLVQEMGGTITIKNNGGAMFIIVLPVTKGDHDGGNA, via the coding sequence GTGTTTGGTCCAAAAAATTTACAGGCAAAATTCTTCCTGGGGCTCGGCCTCATTGTCCTGCTCTTGGGGATGTTTTTCGCCTCGAGCCTTTATTTTCATCTCAGTTCACTCCTGGAAAGCCAGGTCAGGGACAAGGCCGATCTTGTCTTTCGCCAGGTTTCAAGCGTTCAGCAATATGTGCGTGAGACATTGCGCCCCACCCTCTACCAGGAATTGCCGGAAGGTGATTTCATCATCGAGGCCATGTCTTCATCCTACATATCCCGGGCCATTATGGACCAGCTGAACATGCCCCACTCCGAATACCATTATCGTCGAGTGGCCGAGAACGCGCGCAATCCCCTGTTCGAGATCAATGCGGATGAAAAGGAACTGCTCACCTACTTTCGCAAGCATCCCGGACAGAAATACTGGCAGGGATTTCGTCAGGTGGAAGGCAAGGAATACTTTGTCAAGGCCAGACCCGTCGTGTTCAAGGAATCCTGTCTGACCTGTCATGGCAACCCCGAAGATTCCCCTCCTGTCCTGCTGGAACGCTACGGGACCCAACGGGGATTTGGGCACACCAGGGATCACGTGGCCGGGCTGGTGGTCGTCGGGGTTCCTGTTGATGGGGCCATGGCCAAAATCCGCAACGCCACCAAGGGCTATGCCGCCTTGTACGGCCTGGGCGTATTGTTCTTCTTTGGTCTGGTCCAGGTATTCTTCAATCGACTGATCGCAACCAACCTGCAGAGGCTATCCAACAAATTTCGAACGCTTTTTCAGAAAGATGCGGAACTGGGGACCCTTGAGAAGCTCGACAACGTGGACGAAATTGAAGAGATGGTCCAAGGCCTTGAGGAACTTGGCGATCATATTCATGAAATACACAACCAGTTGCGTCAGCACTCTGAAAATCTGGAATACATGGTGGAAGCCCGCACCAGTGAATTGAAAATCGAAGCCGAGGAGCGACGCACCGACGTGGCCCTGTTTGTCCAATTGCTTGATGGTCTCAACAAGAGCAACACCCGGCGGGAGATGTGGCGCTACTCTCTGCCGATCATTGTCAGACGGTTCAGGGCCAGAAACGGCAGTTTCATCTGCATGCTTGCCTCTCAATCCTACTACACCTGGCCCGAGAATACTCCCAAGCCCCGGCTCCCTGACAACTGGAAGGAAATTCTCACCGAATTCAATCCCTATTTCGAACCGGGCAAGGTATTTATTCCGGTTGGCGCTTCCAGGACATCTTCCGAAGGCATTCTCTGTCTCACCTGGGATGAAGGTTCCCGGATATCCGCCCAGGACCGCGATATCCTGCGGGCCCTGGGCCAGCAATTGGGCATTGCCATGGAAAATCTGAATGCCCTGCATAATCTGCTCTGGCAAAAGGACATGCTGCAAGCCGTTGTCGAGGGCATTGGCGATCCCCTGCTGCTCATGGACAGTTCCGGCAATGTGGTCCTGGCCAATGAAGCGGCCCGGAACCTTTCCCGATCATTTGGCGGCCACATTACCGATGAAGGATGTGCCGCCTTGTTCAGGCAAAAGGGGCTGTTTGCAGACTGCCCGCTTCAGGTGGCACTGGAGTCGGGAACGTCCATGAACCGCGAGGTGCAAACCGAAGATGGCAGGTTCTTTTCCGTCAACGTGTTTCCCGTGTCCGAAGGGACGCCCGGGGAGGGACGTGCCGTTGTCTATGTTCGGGATGTGACCCAGGAAAAACAAATGCTTGCTTCCATGCAGCAAAGCGAAAAGCTGGCCACTGTCGGTCAGCTGGCTGCAGGCCTGGCCCATGAAATCAACAATCCCCTCGGCGTGATCAGATGCTATGCCGAACTCCTCAAGGGCAATGCCTCGGGCGATGACCAGATGCGTGATGTGGAGGTGATCATCAAGCATGCAGCACAGGCTGAAAACGTGTTGCAGGATCTGCTCAACTTTGCGCGGCCCAAAAAGGCCGAGCCTGTCATGCTTGATATCGGCAAGGCCCTGAAAAATGCCCTGAGCGTATTCCGCGTTCAGGCGGAAAAAAAGAATATCAAACTGGAATCGGTTATTGATGATGCCCTTCCCGCCATTCTGGCCAACGAGCAGGCCGTGGAGCAGATTTTTGCCAACCTGCTCAAAAACGCCCTGGATGCCGTGCCCCAGGACAAGGGACGAATAACCGCTTCTGCGAGTTTTGATCCGGACAGCAGCAGCATCCGCATTTGTGTGGCCGACAATGGCCCCGGCATTGCAAAAGAACATAGTAAAAAATTGTTCGATCCCTTTTTTTCCACCAAGGAAGTGGGCATGGGTACAGGGCTCGGATTGGCCGTGGTCTACGGCCTTGTCCAGGAAATGGGCGGAACCATTACAATCAAAAACAACGGCGGGGCCATGTTCATCATTGTCCTGCCCGTCACCAAAGGTGACCACGATGGAGGTAATGCTTGA
- a CDS encoding sigma-54-dependent transcriptional regulator has translation MKNPVGILIVDDEKDFAVGLARLLGREYPDERIVAALSGHEALDFLRNGGFGLMLTDLNMPGKDGVTLLREAKEEFPDLSVVMLTAYGTVETAVDALKIGAYDFLTKPVEPAKLFQVVERGLERSRLLVENARLQEVIAQQCGTHELVGESKAIVRLKETLAAVALSDYTVLIRGESGTGKELVARTIHKLSSRKNRPMLTVNCPAIPDQLLESELFGHVKGAFTGADRDRKGIFVTADGGTLLLDEIGDISPGIQTKLLRALQDGEIRPVGSSTPISVNVRILASTNQPLEDKIKGNSFREDLYYRLNVLNLNVPSLRERKGDIALLAHHFLQTACKEMHAEPKKLSPEAVAYLTTQPWPGNVRELQNFIRRLAVFSSSEIIDMAHIRLVEGLDGTPGETSRELSPYKEAKEKVVDDFTRAYTEELLVMAHGNISEAARQSGLSRVALQKILKRLNIHAPQFK, from the coding sequence TTGAAGAATCCCGTTGGTATCCTGATAGTAGACGATGAAAAGGATTTCGCTGTCGGCCTTGCCCGTCTGCTTGGACGCGAATATCCGGATGAACGAATCGTTGCCGCCCTATCCGGACATGAAGCACTTGATTTTCTGCGTAACGGCGGATTCGGGCTCATGCTGACGGACCTGAATATGCCCGGCAAGGACGGCGTGACCCTACTCAGGGAGGCCAAGGAGGAATTTCCCGATCTCAGTGTGGTCATGCTCACGGCCTACGGTACCGTGGAGACAGCCGTGGATGCTCTTAAAATCGGCGCCTACGACTTTCTGACCAAACCGGTTGAACCTGCCAAACTCTTCCAGGTGGTTGAACGCGGGCTGGAACGGAGCCGTCTTCTGGTGGAAAACGCCCGGTTGCAGGAAGTCATTGCCCAGCAATGCGGCACCCATGAACTGGTCGGAGAAAGCAAGGCCATTGTGCGGCTCAAGGAAACACTGGCTGCCGTAGCCCTGTCCGATTACACCGTGCTCATCCGCGGGGAATCAGGTACCGGCAAGGAGTTGGTGGCCCGGACCATCCACAAATTGAGCAGTCGCAAGAATCGCCCCATGCTCACGGTGAACTGTCCGGCCATTCCCGACCAATTGCTCGAAAGCGAATTGTTCGGCCATGTCAAGGGGGCCTTTACCGGAGCCGACCGCGACCGCAAGGGCATTTTTGTTACTGCAGACGGCGGCACCCTCCTGCTGGATGAAATCGGCGACATCTCACCGGGCATACAAACAAAACTCCTTCGTGCCCTCCAGGATGGAGAGATCCGACCCGTGGGCTCAAGCACGCCCATTTCCGTGAATGTTCGCATCCTGGCCTCCACCAACCAGCCCCTGGAGGACAAGATCAAGGGCAATAGTTTTCGCGAAGACCTCTACTACCGGCTCAATGTGCTCAACCTGAACGTTCCCTCATTGCGGGAGCGCAAGGGGGATATTGCCCTGCTGGCTCACCACTTTCTGCAGACCGCATGCAAGGAGATGCATGCAGAACCCAAAAAGCTTTCCCCCGAGGCTGTCGCCTATCTGACCACCCAACCATGGCCCGGCAATGTCCGAGAACTACAGAATTTCATTCGCAGACTGGCTGTTTTTTCATCGTCAGAAATCATCGACATGGCCCACATCCGTCTGGTCGAAGGGCTGGATGGCACGCCCGGGGAAACCTCCCGGGAACTCTCGCCCTACAAGGAAGCCAAGGAAAAGGTGGTGGACGACTTTACCCGAGCGTATACCGAGGAACTGCTCGTCATGGCACATGGGAATATTTCCGAGGCCGCCCGGCAAAGCGGGCTTTCCCGGGTGGCGCTGCAAAAAATCCTCAAACGCCTGAACATACATGCCCCCCAGTTCAAGTAA
- a CDS encoding YeiH family protein, whose amino-acid sequence MSNVSVGRPDNTPTWIMSGILLCFGLLVSSGVLTGLLTTFKVHKAIDLMESLAFIGGGLGVITAILRQSRMDKPLGKFDVFVLETIPGVLFILSLAMGIRWFAEPLVIMMSSSLVPVLGFKIHKVLNLNYVVLGIIVGIIITNSWGIPKFAASGVKTARFVLKMGVILLGARYSFAELAKLGMVSIWMIGFFVLGTVFFVLFLGKVFKQPKSMTGVLSAGMGVCGVSATVACAPVVKAKCSEMAYTIGTILGFGILCMFAFPTIGKLAGMNATQFGAWAGTGILNSAQVAAACLAFNAVDIKTLKVGEIFNITRVLFLPVIVLLLATWFGKQSGQKLSFKEVVIDKFPIFILGFLLLFFMSSLGVFSPADHYKGKYLDFSYNQRTEVTPEELTVLQNAQLAGIPGLNAEEQAAFDDLVKQHQIAGNFEDRDNKKVFDETARERMRGLESILARVKGGELTLSAEVTSAIKHAVKQVQKKSKTVVTLTDCMIWFFAYGLIGLGMQITRKSLAQAGGWPLVMGGISGMAKATLSFIVVMYFVKDVVLH is encoded by the coding sequence ATGTCAAATGTTAGTGTCGGACGTCCCGACAACACCCCCACCTGGATCATGAGTGGAATACTGTTGTGCTTCGGACTGCTTGTATCTTCCGGAGTACTTACTGGTCTGCTGACCACGTTCAAGGTTCACAAAGCCATCGATCTGATGGAGAGCCTTGCGTTTATTGGCGGCGGTCTTGGTGTGATCACGGCTATTTTGCGTCAGTCACGTATGGACAAACCACTGGGAAAATTTGATGTCTTCGTGTTGGAGACCATTCCGGGCGTATTGTTCATTCTGTCACTGGCCATGGGTATCCGTTGGTTTGCCGAGCCCTTGGTCATCATGATGAGTTCTTCTTTGGTTCCGGTACTCGGATTCAAGATCCACAAGGTTTTGAACCTGAACTACGTCGTCCTGGGTATTATTGTTGGTATCATCATCACCAACAGCTGGGGCATCCCCAAGTTTGCCGCTTCCGGTGTTAAAACCGCCCGTTTTGTGCTCAAGATGGGAGTCATTCTGCTCGGTGCACGGTACTCCTTTGCTGAATTGGCCAAGCTGGGTATGGTTTCCATCTGGATGATCGGCTTTTTTGTTCTGGGTACTGTGTTTTTCGTCCTGTTTCTGGGCAAGGTTTTCAAGCAGCCCAAGTCCATGACCGGTGTTCTTTCTGCGGGCATGGGCGTGTGCGGTGTTTCGGCAACGGTTGCCTGTGCTCCGGTTGTCAAGGCCAAGTGTTCCGAAATGGCCTACACCATTGGTACCATCCTCGGTTTTGGTATCCTGTGCATGTTTGCCTTCCCGACCATTGGTAAGCTCGCGGGCATGAACGCGACCCAGTTCGGTGCCTGGGCCGGTACCGGCATCCTGAATTCCGCTCAGGTTGCAGCCGCCTGCTTGGCATTCAACGCCGTGGATATCAAGACCCTGAAGGTCGGTGAAATTTTCAACATCACCCGTGTTCTGTTCCTGCCGGTCATCGTTCTGCTGCTGGCCACCTGGTTTGGCAAGCAGTCCGGCCAGAAACTGTCCTTCAAGGAAGTTGTCATCGACAAGTTTCCCATTTTTATTCTCGGGTTCCTGTTGCTTTTCTTCATGTCCTCTTTGGGTGTCTTCTCGCCTGCGGACCACTACAAGGGCAAGTACCTCGATTTCAGCTACAACCAGCGTACAGAGGTCACTCCCGAGGAATTGACTGTACTCCAGAATGCCCAGCTTGCCGGCATCCCCGGTCTGAATGCCGAAGAACAGGCTGCCTTTGATGATCTTGTCAAACAGCATCAGATTGCTGGTAACTTTGAAGATCGCGACAACAAAAAGGTCTTTGACGAGACCGCCCGTGAGCGCATGCGCGGCCTGGAATCCATCCTTGCCCGGGTCAAGGGTGGTGAATTGACCCTGTCCGCAGAGGTTACCTCTGCCATCAAGCATGCGGTCAAGCAGGTTCAGAAGAAGTCCAAAACCGTTGTCACCCTGACCGATTGCATGATCTGGTTCTTTGCGTACGGCCTTATTGGACTGGGTATGCAGATCACCCGTAAGTCCCTGGCCCAGGCAGGTGGATGGCCGCTGGTCATGGGTGGCATTTCCGGCATGGCCAAGGCCACTTTGTCCTTCATTGTCGTTATGTACTTTGTCAAAGACGTTGTCCTTCACTAA